A single Pecten maximus unplaced genomic scaffold, xPecMax1.1, whole genome shotgun sequence DNA region contains:
- the LOC117318559 gene encoding zinc finger C3H1 domain-containing protein-like, whose amino-acid sequence MEGTEAMKFHNDSTKEEGELSDDDDLVEASKSLSSVDHNRPSLSNRGDGDRNVYRKSNNENFNTRETNNVDRFPANSYGGKVYRPMYNTDWKEKGVHIRPNSNPGARGSVQVFDYSHGMPPVANLPHYDRIHPGGNHVTRYPPPPPPGPPPLTARKMPTPIRGRGMREWCNDNRVEPRPRDHDTPIPHASPGFWDKRKLKTSRQNVKKSEESKKDEYDDLLESYKIQQKNIRDQLAKYDKPPVKKSEFPKDEKRQPSTTTKELVPIVAEKSTTDLTEKFEQTAEGKKAGQVPDGEINSSMPGKTETNSKSTPIDIDKPNRHETAAVQPEKDADKPTQNGEGKNDDDLDVDLDELMLRRMALESSLKKEGDLEEKKPVSKASKSPSSSKSPSSKSSPSKSSPRKSRRRSKTNLTRKGDGRSISNDKKKEDYRNRPATSVRARPMTGRVSSSYSQSRSRPHEPSSDSNRKQELQRRRREEEKRQQEEERRKTERQREDQTREIQRILTLDDASEQVSRFLSLLADKRYPNKSSKQSPTAVKSTKSPTDKKGTPHVHPSAKPTLQDNYEEVAMDIDSDPGSPAISTDPVTGYEDYPLVPDTDIIPQTTQYMAQPLDMQSNLLLDTENIWDLALGCPVVMPYPATDPVMPYSLLPPPPPPPLPSEEVAPPPPLPEEPPPLPLEPPPDMAPPPPPKHMPEDEDEEIFGDEAAMLRAELLRSMAIKKKEQQQRDRIKQEIKSEEVSPVSSRSISPAPLTKSASDSVQNTQVTRALLTAKKRKKQAELVTMAHVPIQAPVVINLNEDSTDEEDDVPAPVTAVQSLLGGLDSFLNEARMSVDSNQSSEGHVKEEDIQKEIRKYEEEMNKQRISILQDQAIFKGLLSKASKYHKSAKQAQDNILKLKEQLVAAEKVANAHREQFEKVRKHARAFRANIYKKQEAFKQLEQKTLHIGQTLYGTSYKPRTVVAVKASEKNKLENISVTLVNEKAAKKSLKGKENKNIPVESVDKEKEKLQQLADEYAKKIQMLKQAQAKKKAETEAARKVATAAQDQVKSAIPRIEKIEIDITESTSESEAEERPNKRRRSLMELNTSTKPNLSPQNSDGQRKLSQSDLEVKSSNIICDNKAKVFPLPGAQRVKRLTKLLEDRFQTLLSVKNQISLQSSLVLHSILLPHCQQIPSFQEPKRDTRTKVSHIPMESSPLVYRSPLLHFRSYRFSPYYRTRANLTLSSSTFSNKINPKKVLCKYDLQGTCHDEECAG is encoded by the exons ATGGAAGGGACAGAAGCAATGAAATTTCATAATGATTCCACTAAAGAAGAAGGCGAGTTGTCGGACGACGATGACCTCGTGGAAGCGAGCAAAAGCTTATCGAGTGTTGACCATAATAGGCCCTCTCTCAGTAATCGGGGAGATGGCGATAGAAACGTTTATAGAAAGTCtaataatgaaaattttaacacAAGAGAGACTAATAATGTTGATAGATTTCCCGCCAATTCATATGGTGGGAAAGTATACCGACCTATGTATAATACCGACTGGAAGGAGAAGGGAGTACACATAAGGCCTAATTCTAATCCTGGAGCTCGTGGGTCTGTCCAGGTGTTCGACTACAGTCATGGTATGCCTCCTGTAGCTAACCTACCTCACTATGACAGAATTCATCCCGGGGGAAACCACGTGACTAGATACCCACCACCCCCTCCTCCTGGCCCTCCTCCACTGACAGCTCGAAAGATGCCTACGCCAATACGAGGGAGAGGAATGCGGGAGTGGTGTAACGACAATAGGGTTGAACCAAGACCCAGGGATCATGACACACCTATACCACATGCTTCACCGGGAT TCTGGGACAAAAGGAAATTAAAGACATCACGTCAGAATGTGAAGAAAAGTGAGGAATCAAAAAAAGATGAGTATGATGATTTGTTAGAAAGTTATAAAATTCAACAGAAGAATATCCGTGACCAATTAGCAAAATATGATAAACCTCCAGTTAAAAAGTCTGAGTTTCCAAAGGATGAAAAAAGACAACCTTCTACAACTACCAAGGAGTTGGTCCCTATTGTAGCAGAAAAATCAACAACAGATTTAACAGAAAAGTTTGAGCAGACTGCGGAAGGTAAGAAGGCTGGACAAGTGCCTGATGGAGAAATAAATAGCTCGATGCCAGGAAAGACAGAGACAAACAGTAAATCAACACCTATAGATATAGACAAACCAAACAGACATGAAACAGCTGCTGTTCAACCTGAAAAAGATGCTGACAAACCAACCCAAAAT GGTGAGGGAAAAAATGATGATGACTTGGATGTCGACTTAGATGAGCTCATGTTGCGACGGATGGCTTTAGAGTCATCATTGAAAAAAGAAGGAGATTTAGAAGAGAAAAAACCAGTTTCTAAAGCAAGCAAGTCTCCATCATCATCAAAATCTCCTTCATCAAAATCTTCACCTTCAAAATCCTCACCAAGAAAAAGTAGACGTCGCTCCAAAACTAATCTCACACGCAAGGGAGACGGCCGAAGTATTAGTAATgacaaaa AAAAAGAAGACTATAGAAATCGCCCCGCCACAAGTGTGAGGGCCAGACCCATGACTGGCAGAGTCAGCTCTAGTTACAGCcagtcaaggtcaaggccacaCGAACCTAGTAGTGATAGTAATCGGAAACAGGAACTCCAACGAAGACGGAGAGAGGAAGAAAAACGGCAACAGGAAGAGGAACGACGAAAGACAGAACGTCAACGTGAAGATCAGACACGAGAAATTCAGAGAATATTAACACTTGATGATGCTTCAGAACAAGTTTCCAGATTTTTATCTCTTCTTGCAGATAAAAGATATCCAAACAAGTCTAGTAAACAATCTCCAACAGCTGTTAAAAGCACCAAG TCTCCCACAGACAAGAAAGGCACACCACATGTCCACCCTTCAGCGAAACCTACCCTACAGGACAACTATGAGGAGGTGGCCATGGATATCGACAGTGACCCTGGGTCTCCAG CTATATCTACGGACCCTGTGACGGGCTATGAAGACTACCCACTGGTCCCTGATACCGATATAATACCACAGACAACACAGTATATG GCACAACCCCTTGACATGCAAAGTAATCTGTTACTGGACACAGAAAACATCTGGGATTTAGCATTAGGCTGTCCTGTAGTGATGCCCTACCCTGCCACTGATCCTGTGATGCCTTACTCCTTATTGCCTCCTCCTCCCCCTCCACCCTTACCTTCAGAGGAGGTAGCCCCACCTCCTCCCCTGCCAGAGGAACCACCACCCCTACCACTGGAACCTCCACCTGATATGgctcctcctcctcccccaAAACATATGCCAGAGGATGAAGACGAGGAAATCTTTGGAGATGAAGCAGCCATGCTGAGGGCAGAGCTTTTAAGGTCAATGGCCATCAAAAAGAAGGAACAGCAGCAGAGAGACAGAATAAAACAGGAG ATTAAATCTGAGGAAGTTTCTCCTGTATCCTCACGTAGTATATCTCCTGCCCCTCTCACAAAATCAGCCTCCGACTCTGTACAGAATACACAGGTCACTAGAGCATTATTGACAGCGAAAAAGAGGAAGAAGCAAGCAGAGTTAGTAACTATGGCTCAT GTCCCTATACAGGCTCCTGTGgttattaatttaaatgaggaTTCCACAGATGAGGAAGACGATGTGCCAGCACCAGTTACTGCAGTACAGAGTCTTCTAGGGGGGCTGGATTCATTCCTTAATGAGGCTAGGATGTCTGTAGAT AGTAATCAAAGCAGTGAAGGTCACGTAAAAGAGGAAGATATTCAAAAGGAAATCAGGAAATACGAGGAAGAGATGAACAAACAGAG GATCAGTATCCTACAGGACCAGGCTATCTTTAAAGGGTTGTTAAGTAAAGCATCAAAGTACCACAAGAGTGCAAAACAGGCCCAGGATAACATCCTCAAACTGAAGGAACAACTTGTAGCCGCAGAAAAAGTGGCTAATGCTCACAGAGAACAGTTTGAAAAAGTCCGTAAACAT GCACGTGCATTCAGGGCTAATATCTACAAGAAGCAGGAGGCGTTTAAACAACTAGAACAGAAGACATTACACATCGGCCAGACACTTTATGGGACGTCGTATAAACCCCGCACTGTGGTGGCTGTGAAAGCTTCGGAGAAAAACAAGCTGGAAAACATCTCTGTCACTCTAGTTAATGAG AAAGCAGCGAAGAAGTCTTTGAAGggtaaagaaaacaaaaatattcccGTAGAAAGTGTTGATAAAGAAAAGGAGAAATTACAACAATTAGCAGATGAATATGCaaagaaaatacaaatgttGAAACAAGCTCAGGCAAAGAAAAAGGCAGAGACTGAAGCTGCTAGAAAAGTGGCTACTGCAGCCCAGGACCAAGTGAAAAGTGCAATTCCACGAATAGAGAAGATAGAAATAGACATCACCGAAAGTACGTCTGAAAGTGAAGCCGAGGAAAGACCTAATAAACGACGTCGGTCATTGATGGAACTAAATACAAGTACAAAACCAAATCTGTCGCCCCAGAACAGCGATGGTCAGAGAAAATTATCCCAGAGTGACCTTGAGGTCAAGTCATCCAACATTATCTGTGATAACAAAGCAAAAGTCTTCCCTCTACCTGGTGCTCAGCGGGTCAAACGACTCACCAAACTACTG GAGGACCGTTTCCAAACCCTGCTCTCTGTCAAAAACCAGATCTCACTGCAGTCTTCACTGGTGTTGCACTCCATCTTACTGCCacactgtcaacag